A window of the Bradyrhizobium diazoefficiens genome harbors these coding sequences:
- a CDS encoding FadR/GntR family transcriptional regulator, whose protein sequence is MTSRIVVIPTRRAHSNHAEVARSIGVDIIARRYPEGARLPGDAELTAMFGVSRPVLRESVKTLVAKGLLTTKARVGTVVRERGAWNMFDADVLAWHLDAGIDKRFLNDLAEIRLAVEPRAAALAAAQRSEEDVAELRRSMERMRLEASDSVGFADADLALHVAVARASGNLFMRSIGHVIEAALRASFLLSAPVEPEDRDTVLLWHQKIVDAITSRDAGAASEAMVYVIHNGMSRHEGTEIETAPAGPLPSAKSGE, encoded by the coding sequence ATGACGTCGCGCATCGTCGTCATCCCGACACGGCGGGCCCATTCCAACCACGCGGAGGTCGCCCGCTCAATTGGCGTCGACATCATCGCCCGCCGCTATCCCGAAGGGGCGCGGCTTCCGGGCGATGCCGAGCTGACTGCGATGTTCGGCGTGTCCCGGCCGGTGCTGCGCGAGAGCGTGAAGACGCTGGTCGCCAAGGGACTCTTGACCACCAAGGCGCGGGTCGGCACCGTCGTGCGCGAGCGCGGCGCCTGGAACATGTTCGACGCCGACGTGCTGGCCTGGCATCTCGATGCCGGCATCGACAAGCGTTTTCTCAACGACCTCGCCGAGATCCGCCTCGCGGTCGAGCCGCGGGCCGCGGCGCTGGCGGCGGCGCAGCGGTCCGAGGAGGATGTCGCGGAGCTTCGCCGCAGCATGGAACGGATGCGGCTGGAGGCTTCCGATTCCGTCGGGTTTGCCGATGCCGATCTCGCACTACACGTTGCGGTGGCGCGGGCATCGGGTAATCTGTTCATGCGCTCGATCGGGCATGTGATCGAGGCCGCCTTGCGCGCCTCGTTCCTGCTCAGTGCCCCGGTCGAGCCGGAGGACCGCGACACCGTGCTGCTGTGGCATCAGAAGATCGTCGATGCGATCACGTCCCGCGATGCCGGGGCGGCGTCGGAGGCGATGGTCTATGTCATTCACAACGGCATGAGCCGCCATGAGGGCACTGAGATCGAGACGGCCCCTGCCGGGCCGCTGCCGTCCGCGAAAAGTGGAGAATAA
- the yjfF gene encoding galactofuranose ABC transporter, permease protein YjfF yields MKGLPPVLITAIVLVAGFALCALQFPNIASTRVVGNLLTDNAFLGIVATGMTFVIISGGIDLSVGSVIGFTTVFVALAIERWGMPPLVAFVAILVLSAAFGAAMGAIIHVFDLPPFIVTLAGMFLARGASFLLSTESVPITAPVYSTVSDFALRMPGGGRLTAIAIIMLAIVIGGALLLHLTRFGANVYALGGSRPTASLMGVAVGKMTVKIYMLSSLLAGIAGIVFSFYTSAGYSLSAVGVELDSIAAVVIGGTLLTGGQGSVIGTFLGVLIQGMIQTYINFDGTLSSWWTKIATGVLLFAFIALQQGLVALARRPATKRAGAVS; encoded by the coding sequence ATGAAAGGCCTGCCGCCCGTCCTGATCACGGCCATCGTCCTCGTCGCAGGCTTCGCGCTCTGCGCGCTGCAGTTTCCCAACATCGCCTCGACCCGCGTGGTCGGCAATCTTCTCACCGACAATGCCTTCCTCGGCATCGTCGCGACCGGCATGACCTTCGTCATCATCTCCGGCGGCATCGATCTCTCGGTCGGCTCGGTGATCGGCTTCACCACCGTGTTCGTGGCGCTCGCGATCGAGCGCTGGGGCATGCCACCGCTGGTCGCTTTCGTCGCGATCCTCGTGCTCTCGGCGGCCTTTGGCGCCGCGATGGGCGCGATCATCCACGTCTTCGACCTGCCACCCTTCATCGTGACGCTCGCCGGGATGTTCCTGGCGCGCGGCGCGAGCTTCCTGCTCTCGACGGAATCGGTGCCGATCACCGCGCCGGTCTATTCGACCGTGTCGGACTTCGCGTTGCGCATGCCCGGCGGCGGACGATTGACCGCGATCGCGATCATCATGCTCGCTATCGTGATCGGCGGCGCCTTGCTGCTGCACCTCACCCGGTTCGGTGCGAACGTCTATGCGCTCGGCGGCAGCCGGCCGACCGCGAGCCTGATGGGCGTCGCGGTCGGCAAGATGACGGTGAAGATCTACATGCTGTCGAGCCTGCTCGCGGGCATCGCCGGCATCGTGTTCTCTTTCTACACCAGCGCCGGCTATTCTCTCTCCGCCGTCGGCGTCGAACTCGATAGCATCGCGGCCGTGGTGATCGGTGGAACGCTGCTCACGGGCGGGCAGGGCTCGGTAATCGGCACCTTCCTCGGCGTGCTGATCCAGGGCATGATCCAGACCTACATCAATTTCGACGGGACGCTGTCGAGCTGGTGGACCAAGATCGCGACCGGCGTCTTGCTGTTCGCCTTCATCGCTCTGCAGCAGGGGCTGGTCGCACTGGCGCGACGGCCGGCGACGAAACGCGCGGGAGCCGTCTCATGA
- a CDS encoding Gfo/Idh/MocA family protein — MTELRIAIVGFGKIARDQHVGAIAAVPGAMLAAIASRNASLPGLPHFATVEELLEKGPQIDAVSLCTPPQVRRAQAAAALAAGKHVMLEKPPGIGVAELDPLIAMATDARRTLFATWHSRHAPAVEPAREWLAARRIKSVHINWKEDVRVWHPGQAWIWEPGGLGVFDPGINALSILTRILPKPVFVTAAELAFPANCQSPIAANLTLTDIGGLPITAEFDFRQTGPQSWDILVETDEGRMTLSRGGRIMAVDGKVVADAPDEEYRELYRHFVKLAATGASDVDLAPLRLVADAFLLGKRNIVEPFVD, encoded by the coding sequence GTGACAGAACTTCGCATCGCCATCGTCGGCTTCGGCAAGATTGCGCGCGACCAGCATGTCGGCGCGATTGCCGCAGTGCCGGGCGCGATGCTCGCCGCAATTGCCAGCCGCAACGCGTCGCTGCCGGGCCTGCCGCATTTCGCGACGGTCGAGGAATTGCTGGAGAAAGGACCGCAGATCGACGCGGTGTCGCTCTGCACGCCGCCGCAGGTGCGTCGTGCCCAGGCCGCCGCGGCGCTCGCCGCCGGCAAGCATGTCATGCTGGAGAAGCCGCCGGGCATCGGGGTTGCCGAGCTCGATCCGTTGATCGCGATGGCGACGGACGCAAGGCGCACCCTGTTTGCGACCTGGCATTCCCGCCATGCACCCGCAGTCGAGCCGGCCCGCGAATGGCTGGCTGCGCGCCGGATCAAATCGGTGCACATTAATTGGAAGGAAGACGTCCGCGTCTGGCATCCCGGCCAGGCCTGGATCTGGGAACCGGGCGGGCTCGGCGTGTTCGATCCCGGCATCAACGCGCTGTCGATCCTGACCCGCATCCTGCCGAAGCCGGTGTTTGTCACCGCGGCTGAGCTCGCCTTTCCGGCCAATTGCCAGTCGCCGATTGCCGCCAATTTGACGCTGACCGATATCGGCGGCTTGCCGATCACGGCCGAATTCGACTTCCGCCAGACCGGGCCGCAGAGCTGGGATATCCTGGTCGAAACCGACGAGGGCCGGATGACTTTGTCCCGCGGCGGCAGGATCATGGCGGTCGACGGCAAGGTTGTTGCCGACGCGCCCGATGAGGAATACCGCGAGCTGTACCGGCATTTCGTCAAGCTTGCCGCGACCGGCGCGAGCGACGTCGATCTGGCACCGCTTCGTCTCGTTGCCGACGCCTTCCTGCTTGGCAAGCGCAACATCGTCGAACCGTTTGTGGACTAG